Proteins from a genomic interval of Symmachiella macrocystis:
- a CDS encoding TlpA family protein disulfide reductase produces the protein MDNDPFANHDVTVHSSEVVTVQAGAKSDTRRTKRNPNRRNTEPMPANPTRGYGMVGERNTARSSKTSNPESLPRVKPKPEHPIVALIGESAPNINVPIAGGGQVNLVSHQSSEVLVIVLWASYNHLCQDELPALKAAVERYSEEQVQLLAINDGEGIVTIKKYLERNNLELKVGIDMKQEVADAFLVRQLPFVAIIDNEGIVQGIHVGYIDSLGDDISKDLESLVSGKSIIEKSKERLSRQKLSLRSPAPSMLNQRSLVKHQ, from the coding sequence ATGGATAACGATCCGTTCGCTAACCACGATGTGACGGTGCATTCCAGCGAAGTGGTCACGGTGCAGGCAGGGGCAAAATCCGACACTCGCCGAACAAAGAGGAATCCCAACCGCCGCAATACCGAACCGATGCCGGCGAACCCAACCCGGGGATACGGTATGGTGGGCGAGCGGAATACAGCGCGGTCCTCGAAGACATCCAATCCCGAATCGTTGCCTCGGGTGAAGCCCAAACCGGAACATCCCATCGTGGCGCTCATCGGCGAGAGCGCGCCCAATATCAATGTCCCCATCGCGGGAGGCGGGCAAGTCAATCTGGTGAGCCACCAATCATCCGAGGTTCTCGTCATTGTGCTCTGGGCGAGTTACAACCACCTTTGCCAAGACGAATTGCCCGCATTGAAAGCAGCAGTCGAGCGCTATTCCGAGGAGCAAGTGCAACTCCTCGCTATCAATGACGGCGAAGGTATTGTGACGATTAAAAAATACCTGGAGAGAAACAATCTCGAACTTAAAGTCGGCATCGACATGAAGCAAGAAGTTGCCGATGCGTTTTTGGTGCGTCAATTGCCATTTGTGGCCATCATCGACAATGAGGGGATCGTGCAAGGCATCCATGTGGGATACATTGATTCCTTGGGTGACGATATCAGCAAAGACTTGGAATCACTCGTTTCCGGCAAAAGCATTATCGAGAAATCCAAAGAGCGGCTCAGCCGTCAAAAACTCTCCTTGCGAAGTCCCGCTCCCTCGATGTTGAATCAACGCTCACTCGTGAAGCATCAATAG
- the trpC gene encoding indole-3-glycerol phosphate synthase TrpC: MIHRGIDLSILDEIVAHKRGEIAAAQQSTPWDTLQSQLADAPPVRDFHAALNTAANMHVIAEVKKASPSAGLIREDFDAAAIARIYEQHGAACISVLTDEHFFQGHLDYLRAVRQAVGIPVLRKDFILDRYQVLEARVAGADCILLIAECLDPATLADLYHYADSLGMNCLVELYEPENLECVLSVKPKIVGVNNRDLRTFQTDLGHSLALHQQVDAETIFVSESGIRCRDDVVRLEQAGVDAILVGETLMRSTDIGEALENLLG; encoded by the coding sequence ATGATACATAGAGGAATCGACTTGAGCATCCTGGACGAAATCGTGGCCCACAAACGCGGCGAAATTGCAGCTGCGCAGCAAAGTACGCCGTGGGACACATTGCAATCTCAACTGGCCGACGCACCGCCGGTCCGTGATTTCCATGCGGCACTGAATACCGCTGCCAACATGCACGTTATCGCCGAAGTCAAAAAGGCGTCCCCCTCGGCCGGTTTGATCCGCGAGGATTTCGATGCGGCCGCCATTGCCCGGATTTATGAACAGCATGGTGCCGCCTGCATCAGCGTGCTGACAGACGAGCATTTTTTCCAAGGACACCTGGACTATTTGCGTGCGGTCAGGCAGGCGGTTGGTATTCCGGTGCTCCGTAAGGACTTCATTTTAGATCGCTATCAAGTGCTGGAAGCCCGTGTTGCTGGAGCAGATTGCATTTTGTTGATTGCCGAATGCCTCGATCCTGCCACGCTGGCTGACCTGTATCACTATGCGGATTCATTGGGAATGAATTGCCTGGTCGAACTTTATGAACCAGAAAACCTGGAGTGTGTCCTTTCCGTCAAACCCAAAATTGTGGGAGTCAACAATCGCGACCTCCGCACTTTTCAAACGGATCTCGGACATTCGTTGGCACTGCACCAACAGGTTGATGCCGAGACTATTTTTGTGAGCGAAAGCGGAATTCGCTGTCGTGACGACGTGGTCCGTTTAGAACAAGCGGGGGTGGACGCGATTCTTGTGGGGGAAACCCTAATGCGTTCTACAGACATTGGCGAGGCTCTCGAGAACTTGTTGGGGTAG
- a CDS encoding HTTM domain-containing protein, with product MWANFSDQLSREVDGASLAVVRMVTAAALFVLAVGVLITGRVPELFMSLGLHFQYPLATFVKPLPGNLPYAHMAIIALTAAAVFIGWRTRLCSVLLCAATLYWFLLDPLYYADGYYLLALMSILVAWLPVNRWMSADRQLGRETRATVLGWQPWLVQMQLLFVYFFSGLSKLNGDWLSGSPLVERFALADAPVGAQAAIGMAWGVMLLQLSLGFLLLWRRSRSVGLVLMTVLHVADWLWLRIGVAPVLLWALSFVFCSPDWPRRIVARLAPAIVQLPFLQSGWKATRRIGGTIDAAFAWFDDSPVFKKNVPARRGGSQALQPKTRSEMVMGEATKYCVVAWLLLQFILPLRHFAYPGNPRWTDEGRLFAWWGETYDKQGDLSMSLILPDRQLMWTINPRSEFPVPLDIMFSQAELESRGLAGGMLQDIVLANDDEVMQDLVKVRIESAGLSPEDVRRLDDASFDIARLQLSDFEHAQIMHHPELLRQYCVVVADTVAKISPEHTRPFVEAELMASLNGRELSICIPDESQLSEEAFTLGAFDWIAPLNTPLPAAEQRIAFVRTQGSDFDPDTVESAPSSEKTKTAEPVLAPGISEADEEWFQASYPAHSDEE from the coding sequence ATGTGGGCAAATTTCTCTGATCAACTCAGCCGTGAAGTCGATGGTGCATCGCTGGCCGTTGTGCGGATGGTGACCGCTGCGGCGTTGTTTGTGCTTGCCGTCGGCGTGCTCATCACCGGGCGCGTTCCCGAACTGTTTATGTCGCTGGGGTTACATTTTCAATACCCTCTGGCGACGTTCGTCAAACCGTTGCCGGGGAATCTTCCCTATGCGCACATGGCAATCATTGCTCTGACCGCCGCCGCAGTCTTCATTGGGTGGCGGACGCGACTTTGTAGCGTGCTGTTGTGTGCGGCAACACTGTATTGGTTTCTGCTCGATCCGTTGTATTACGCCGACGGTTATTACTTGCTGGCGTTGATGTCGATTCTCGTCGCTTGGCTGCCGGTCAATCGCTGGATGTCGGCCGACCGCCAACTCGGTCGCGAAACTCGCGCCACGGTCCTGGGATGGCAACCGTGGTTGGTGCAGATGCAGTTGTTGTTCGTCTATTTCTTCTCCGGTCTCTCAAAACTCAACGGCGATTGGCTGTCCGGGTCGCCGCTGGTCGAACGTTTTGCACTCGCCGACGCACCCGTCGGTGCGCAGGCGGCCATTGGCATGGCCTGGGGCGTGATGCTGCTGCAACTGAGCCTTGGTTTCCTACTGCTGTGGCGACGCAGCCGCAGCGTGGGATTGGTGTTGATGACCGTGTTGCATGTTGCCGACTGGTTGTGGCTGCGCATTGGAGTTGCTCCGGTCTTGTTGTGGGCGCTGAGCTTTGTCTTTTGCTCGCCGGACTGGCCGCGGCGGATTGTCGCGCGCCTTGCCCCAGCGATTGTGCAGTTGCCGTTTTTACAGTCGGGATGGAAGGCCACGCGGCGAATCGGGGGGACCATTGATGCGGCGTTTGCCTGGTTCGATGATAGTCCCGTTTTCAAAAAAAATGTTCCCGCACGCCGTGGTGGTTCTCAGGCCCTGCAACCGAAAACACGCAGTGAAATGGTGATGGGCGAAGCGACAAAATATTGCGTCGTCGCGTGGTTGTTGCTGCAATTTATTTTACCGCTGCGGCACTTCGCCTATCCCGGCAACCCCCGCTGGACCGACGAAGGACGACTCTTTGCATGGTGGGGCGAGACCTACGACAAGCAAGGGGATTTGTCGATGTCGCTCATCCTGCCGGACCGGCAATTGATGTGGACGATCAATCCCCGCAGCGAATTCCCCGTGCCGCTGGACATCATGTTTTCGCAAGCGGAATTGGAAAGTCGTGGTTTGGCCGGCGGCATGTTGCAGGATATCGTGCTAGCAAACGATGATGAGGTTATGCAAGATCTCGTGAAGGTCCGCATTGAATCGGCTGGCCTCAGTCCCGAGGATGTGCGGAGACTCGACGACGCCTCATTTGACATCGCCCGCTTGCAACTTTCCGATTTCGAACATGCTCAAATCATGCACCATCCTGAATTGTTACGGCAATATTGTGTAGTCGTCGCCGACACGGTCGCGAAAATCAGTCCGGAACATACCCGTCCCTTCGTCGAAGCTGAGTTGATGGCCTCATTGAATGGTCGCGAGCTATCAATTTGTATTCCCGACGAAAGCCAACTCTCCGAAGAAGCCTTTACCTTAGGCGCGTTTGATTGGATTGCCCCGCTCAACACGCCGTTACCCGCCGCTGAACAACGGATCGCCTTTGTGCGGACGCAAGGTAGCGACTTCGACCCCGATACCGTCGAATCGGCTCCCTCGAGCGAAAAGACCAAAACAGCCGAACCGGTGCTCGCCCCCGGGATTTCCGAAGCTGACGAGGAATGGTTCCAGGCGTCTTATCCGGCGCACTCCGATGAGGAGTGA
- a CDS encoding esterase/lipase family protein: MFQRDIRRTNASISSMKTSRATLLALICLATPLSAAAAEPRTNPATTEQTWRPNLKLKTMGGVQFWSDVHFFHGWHVQQHSSTGHCRLLDADDVRHAWGSREECFAALEIIKNKQKIPPKPGRTAILVHGIVRSARSMNAIRKRLEADGFQVIGFNYASTRIDISSAADYLQQVVESLDGVEEINFVVHSMGGLVVRSYLSKHRDKRIKRLVMLGVPNLGAKLAKDLKHNWLYKTVWGPAGQQLAKDPNGFIAGLPTPDFEFAVIAGSRGTLDGYNPLLPGDDDGTVAVENTRLPGATDFIAVQSLHSFLMYDSAVLDYTLRFLTEGRLRAEGERHPIPQKQAAADAAKS, encoded by the coding sequence ATGTTTCAGCGTGATATCCGCCGCACGAATGCGTCAATTTCTAGTATGAAGACCAGCCGCGCTACTCTTTTGGCCCTGATCTGCCTCGCGACACCGCTATCGGCCGCCGCCGCAGAACCGCGGACAAATCCGGCGACCACAGAGCAAACTTGGAGGCCGAATTTGAAACTCAAAACGATGGGAGGCGTCCAGTTCTGGTCGGATGTCCACTTCTTCCACGGCTGGCACGTCCAGCAACACAGTTCGACCGGCCACTGTCGATTGCTCGATGCCGACGACGTGCGTCATGCATGGGGATCGCGTGAAGAATGCTTTGCCGCACTGGAAATAATTAAAAACAAACAGAAAATCCCGCCCAAGCCGGGCCGGACTGCCATTTTGGTTCACGGCATCGTGCGTTCAGCCCGCTCGATGAATGCCATCCGCAAACGATTGGAGGCGGACGGCTTTCAAGTGATTGGTTTTAACTATGCCAGCACGAGGATCGACATCAGCAGCGCCGCCGACTACCTGCAACAGGTGGTCGAATCGTTGGACGGGGTCGAGGAAATCAATTTTGTTGTTCACAGTATGGGGGGATTGGTCGTTCGCTCCTATTTGTCAAAGCATCGAGATAAACGCATCAAACGCCTTGTCATGTTAGGTGTGCCGAATCTGGGAGCGAAACTTGCCAAGGACCTCAAGCACAATTGGCTGTACAAAACGGTTTGGGGACCGGCGGGACAGCAATTGGCCAAGGATCCCAACGGGTTCATTGCCGGACTTCCCACGCCCGATTTTGAGTTTGCCGTGATCGCGGGAAGTCGCGGTACACTGGATGGTTACAATCCGCTGCTTCCCGGCGATGATGACGGCACCGTCGCTGTAGAAAATACGAGACTCCCGGGTGCTACGGATTTCATTGCCGTGCAGAGTTTGCATTCGTTCTTGATGTACGACTCGGCGGTTCTTGACTACACACTCCGATTTTTGACCGAAGGCCGACTGCGCGCTGAAGGGGAGCGGCACCCCATTCCCCAAAAACAAGCTGCAGCAGATGCGGCCAAATCATAG